From a region of the Nitrospirota bacterium genome:
- a CDS encoding helix-turn-helix transcriptional regulator, with protein sequence MSDLEKIRKLVGTITKEQLRYVDSFIGEDIGIFMPIGGPCFYAMTPMHNHPSYMFVLPFNDQTSININGKIITAKHGKLFALSPDIVHHECPSDYSPRYIAIFVDKGFFEKQLSQYPIKQGIVFHGESYDVAPNLLPLLKRFMIEADNKMSGSEAVLHGLSLEICHTVIRSIFNFIPDNDRISSRIEIDRVVEYLHSNLDKKITVEVMAKIAYMSPSHFARIFKQEIGTSPVDYLNQIRMEMAKKLLLAGDKSITEIALKCGFNSSSYLSACFYKRYKITPSEYQNSLKNGSISKNHSRILKV encoded by the coding sequence ATGAGCGACCTCGAAAAAATCCGCAAGCTCGTAGGCACAATCACAAAAGAACAGCTTCGCTATGTTGATTCCTTCATTGGAGAAGATATTGGAATTTTCATGCCGATAGGAGGGCCGTGTTTTTATGCCATGACACCAATGCATAACCATCCTTCATATATGTTTGTCCTGCCATTCAATGACCAGACCTCTATAAATATTAACGGAAAGATAATAACAGCTAAGCACGGAAAACTATTCGCTCTATCGCCTGACATTGTCCATCACGAGTGCCCATCAGATTACTCACCCCGATATATAGCTATCTTCGTAGATAAAGGGTTCTTTGAGAAACAACTCTCTCAGTATCCAATAAAACAGGGTATTGTTTTCCATGGAGAATCGTATGATGTAGCCCCGAATCTTTTACCGTTGTTAAAGCGATTCATGATAGAGGCTGATAATAAAATGTCAGGCTCCGAGGCTGTTCTGCATGGCCTGAGCCTTGAGATATGCCACACCGTAATCAGGAGTATCTTTAATTTTATCCCTGACAATGACAGAATATCATCTCGCATAGAAATAGACAGGGTCGTCGAATATCTCCACTCCAATCTTGATAAAAAAATCACTGTTGAAGTAATGGCAAAGATTGCATATATGTCACCCTCTCATTTCGCTCGCATATTCAAACAAGAGATTGGGACGTCACCTGTAGATTACCTGAACCAGATACGCATGGAAATGGCAAAGAAACTTCTTCTTGCAGGAGATAAGTCCATTACAGAAATAGCCCTTAAATGTGGATTTAACAGCTCATCTTACCTATCAGCCTGTTTTTACAAGAGATATAAAATAACCCCTTCTGAATATCAAAACAGCCTGAAAAATGGCAGCATTTCTAAAAACCATAGCAGAATATTGAAAGTCTGA
- a CDS encoding type II toxin-antitoxin system VapC family toxin, translating into MFLVDSSGWIEFLTDGQHAEKYAKYLKDPSKIKTPTIVLYEVYKKIKRERTEEEALLAVSLINRTSVIPLSESIALFAADLSLQYSLPMADAIVYATALEDGCKVVTSDAHFQGLDKVVFI; encoded by the coding sequence ATGTTCCTCGTCGATTCCTCGGGTTGGATCGAATTTCTGACAGACGGCCAGCATGCAGAAAAATATGCAAAATATCTGAAAGACCCTTCAAAAATAAAAACTCCTACCATTGTGCTATACGAAGTTTATAAAAAGATAAAGAGGGAAAGGACAGAAGAAGAAGCCCTTTTGGCAGTATCCCTTATAAACAGGACTTCGGTAATTCCGTTAAGCGAAAGTATAGCTCTTTTTGCTGCTGACCTGAGCCTTCAGTATTCCCTTCCAATGGCAGATGCCATTGTTTATGCAACTGCACTTGAAGATGGATGCAAGGTTGTGACCAGCGATGCGCATTTTCAGGGACTTGACAAGGTAGTATTTATTTAA
- a CDS encoding AbrB/MazE/SpoVT family DNA-binding domain-containing protein produces MATTTISPKYQVVIPKDVREKLHLKSGQKMTVVTKGGVIYFIPEKPLSFFRGFLKGMDTGDIREDEER; encoded by the coding sequence TTGGCGACAACTACAATATCCCCGAAATATCAGGTGGTAATTCCCAAAGATGTCAGGGAAAAGCTGCATCTTAAGAGCGGGCAGAAAATGACCGTTGTTACAAAGGGAGGCGTGATATACTTTATTCCTGAAAAACCCCTGTCGTTTTTCCGCGGATTTCTCAAGGGGATGGATACTGGAGACATTCGGGAGGATGAAGAGCGATAA
- a CDS encoding DNA alkylation repair protein: protein MKKLQGDIKKHLDAFRKRMEANFNSERAIQEKRYLKSPFKFFGTSLPFADKLAKEFRRTNKDAGRELVFELAERLWSSEYHDEKRLGLRILQYHPEYLDLTVMPLLERMLEQSRGWDLVDDISIHIVSVVLEKDKKAFEYLKRWSKSEIFWMRRASLISQILLFRKNEGDKKLFFDFAERMVSEKEFFIRKAIGWGIREMSKADPDEAFNFLMKIKDRASGLTLREGAKRLPAHQRVVLNIKK from the coding sequence ATGAAGAAATTGCAGGGAGATATCAAAAAACATCTCGATGCCTTCCGTAAGCGCATGGAGGCCAATTTCAATTCGGAACGGGCAATACAGGAAAAGCGCTACCTTAAAAGCCCATTCAAATTTTTCGGCACCTCACTGCCCTTTGCCGATAAATTGGCCAAAGAGTTCAGGCGGACTAATAAAGATGCAGGACGGGAACTTGTCTTTGAACTGGCAGAAAGGCTTTGGAGTTCGGAATACCACGATGAAAAGCGACTCGGCTTAAGAATCCTGCAATACCATCCTGAATATCTCGACTTGACAGTAATGCCGTTGCTTGAGCGAATGCTTGAACAGTCCAGAGGCTGGGATCTTGTAGATGATATATCCATACATATTGTCAGTGTAGTTCTGGAGAAGGACAAAAAGGCATTTGAGTATCTTAAAAGATGGAGCAAGTCTGAAATTTTCTGGATGAGGAGGGCCTCTCTGATCTCACAGATTCTCCTTTTCAGAAAGAACGAAGGCGATAAAAAGCTTTTCTTTGATTTCGCGGAGAGGATGGTTTCAGAGAAGGAATTTTTTATCAGAAAGGCGATTGGGTGGGGCATAAGGGAGATGTCAAAGGCAGATCCTGATGAAGCTTTTAATTTCCTCATGAAAATAAAAGATAGGGCATCAGGCCTTACACTCAGGGAAGGCGCGAAAAGGCTTCCGGCCCACCAAAGAGTAGTGTTAAATATTAAAAAATAG
- a CDS encoding alpha/beta fold hydrolase yields the protein MATTNHSIHSNFVQVNGLNIHHLTAGEGKPVVLLHGWPTSSYLWRKIIPPLARTVKVIAPDLPGFGKSDKPLDASYTHNYHSAILRDFLNKLNIGKVSIVLHDVGVPIGLLWAIRNPVKIEKIVILNSLFYPDGCCKLFYTYKISLFRRLLMTVPYPKTPILLKFLLLGIRTAGVRKLIFTLWPGIYMVMTKGVKNKKVMTKDVIKDYQVPFAGDKGRQILEKTYVGLELDELEEIIRALHTIKVPVHIIYGEDDWVLPHLGEENRRLQKDLLNARLTAVPNCGHFIQEDQPEKLSELLIESLKE from the coding sequence ATGGCGACAACGAACCACTCGATTCATAGCAATTTTGTTCAGGTAAATGGTCTGAACATTCATCATCTAACTGCTGGGGAGGGAAAACCTGTAGTGCTTCTGCATGGCTGGCCGACATCCTCATATTTGTGGCGTAAGATTATTCCTCCTCTTGCAAGGACAGTGAAGGTTATTGCGCCTGATCTGCCCGGTTTTGGCAAATCAGACAAGCCATTGGATGCTTCTTATACTCACAACTATCACTCAGCGATTCTTCGTGATTTTTTGAATAAGCTAAATATAGGTAAAGTTTCCATAGTGCTCCATGATGTGGGCGTACCGATTGGATTGCTCTGGGCCATTCGGAATCCGGTCAAAATAGAGAAAATAGTAATTTTGAACTCCCTTTTTTATCCCGACGGTTGCTGCAAACTTTTTTATACATACAAGATTTCTCTGTTTAGAAGACTCTTAATGACTGTTCCATACCCCAAAACCCCTATCTTGCTAAAGTTCCTTCTATTGGGGATACGTACTGCCGGGGTTAGGAAGTTGATATTTACTCTATGGCCTGGAATATACATGGTTATGACAAAGGGTGTAAAAAACAAGAAAGTAATGACAAAAGATGTGATCAAGGATTATCAGGTTCCATTTGCAGGCGATAAAGGGCGACAGATTCTTGAAAAGACCTATGTCGGACTTGAACTTGACGAGCTTGAAGAAATAATACGCGCACTCCACACTATAAAAGTTCCTGTCCATATTATTTATGGAGAAGATGACTGGGTGCTTCCTCATCTCGGTGAGGAAAATCGCCGTTTACAGAAAGATTTACTAAATGCTCGTCTTACTGCTGTCCCTAACTGTGGTCATTTTATTCAGGAAGACCAGCCGGAAAAGCTGAGTGAACTGTTAATCGAGTCTTTAAAGGAGTGA
- a CDS encoding type II toxin-antitoxin system VapC family toxin — protein sequence MGRYILDTDICIYWLKGNENIERNIISGGLENVFITVITECELFYGAFKSTKKEKNLAVVEDLKKKIRTLHTKEGTSYIYGKIKSELEGKGQILDDADLLIASIAISNNATLVTNNTEHFKRIKDLKIENWN from the coding sequence ATGGGTAGATACATACTTGATACCGACATATGTATTTACTGGCTAAAGGGCAATGAGAATATTGAAAGGAACATAATCAGTGGTGGATTGGAGAATGTTTTTATCACTGTTATAACTGAATGTGAACTCTTCTATGGCGCATTTAAATCTACTAAGAAAGAGAAAAATCTGGCAGTAGTTGAGGATTTAAAGAAAAAGATTCGAACGCTTCATACCAAAGAAGGCACTTCATATATCTACGGGAAAATAAAATCAGAATTAGAAGGCAAAGGACAGATACTGGATGACGCAGACCTTCTTATTGCAAGCATAGCCATTTCAAATAATGCAACCCTTGTAACAAATAATACTGAGCATTTTAAAAGAATTAAAGATTTGAAGATAGAGAACTGGAATTAG
- a CDS encoding type II toxin-antitoxin system PemK/MazF family toxin, producing MGVEIKKTRPALIIQNDVGNMHSQATIVAAITSTEREAFPYEVFLKAGEGGLQKDSTVLLNQIRTIDKKRLGKRLGTISSESIKKVDKAIEISLGLIKF from the coding sequence ATGGGCGTGGAGATTAAAAAGACTCGTCCAGCACTTATTATTCAGAACGATGTTGGAAATATGCACTCTCAAGCAACTATTGTAGCAGCTATTACATCTACTGAGAGAGAGGCTTTTCCTTACGAGGTCTTTTTAAAGGCAGGAGAGGGAGGATTACAAAAAGACTCCACTGTTCTTCTGAACCAGATTAGAACAATTGATAAGAAAAGATTAGGCAAAAGACTCGGAACAATTTCCTCTGAAAGCATAAAGAAGGTGGACAAAGCTATTGAAATAAGCCTTGGATTAATTAAGTTTTGA
- a CDS encoding CopG family transcriptional regulator — translation MSFTAIKRIGISIPDSILKDLQNLVPERKRSEYIVRALEEKLEDEKKRRLREEMIKGYKANAGIDAAIAEEWRPLEEEAGKFIGVKEPKTKPYRRKSGGLPKKR, via the coding sequence ATGTCTTTTACAGCAATCAAAAGAATCGGTATTTCAATCCCTGATTCAATACTTAAAGATCTGCAAAATTTAGTGCCTGAACGGAAACGGAGCGAATATATTGTTAGGGCTTTAGAGGAAAAGCTTGAAGATGAAAAGAAAAGGAGACTGCGTGAGGAAATGATTAAGGGTTACAAAGCGAATGCAGGTATAGATGCCGCAATTGCAGAGGAGTGGCGTCCACTGGAAGAAGAGGCTGGGAAGTTTATAGGAGTTAAAGAGCCAAAAACTAAACCTTACAGGAGGAAATCAGGTGGTCTTCCCAAAAAGAGGTGA
- a CDS encoding PhzF family phenazine biosynthesis protein: MAVNNTFYILDVFAKEKYAGNQLAVVIVENHISDAEMQKIAREFNFSETTFTLSDKPVNSGYNVRIFTPEREVPFAGHPTLGTAYVIQKEIIKKPVDTIILNLKAGQIPVTLDYKDERIEKLTMKQIEPTFGKVFDAEKLASVLKLNNSEIDSRFPIEEVSTGLPFIIVPLKTLNSVKKARIDKEKYFDLIKDTDAKAIFIFCPETYKKENHLNSRMFAPYYGIDEDPATGSANGCLAGYLVKHRYFGNDLINIRVEQGYEIGRPSLLHLEVMRKGHKIDVYVGGNVMEVAKGVLL; this comes from the coding sequence ATGGCGGTTAATAATACTTTTTACATCCTTGATGTCTTTGCCAAAGAAAAATATGCAGGCAATCAGCTTGCAGTGGTGATAGTTGAAAACCATATTTCTGATGCAGAAATGCAGAAAATTGCCAGAGAATTTAACTTCTCGGAAACAACATTTACCCTATCTGACAAGCCAGTAAACAGCGGATACAATGTCCGCATATTCACGCCAGAAAGAGAAGTCCCCTTTGCAGGGCATCCGACATTGGGAACCGCTTATGTTATACAAAAGGAAATAATAAAAAAGCCTGTTGATACCATAATCCTTAATTTAAAGGCAGGACAGATACCGGTAACGCTTGATTACAAAGATGAAAGAATCGAAAAGCTGACAATGAAACAAATTGAGCCGACCTTTGGAAAAGTGTTCGATGCTGAAAAACTTGCATCAGTCTTAAAACTCAACAATTCTGAAATTGATTCCAGATTTCCGATAGAAGAGGTTTCTACAGGACTGCCTTTTATCATAGTGCCTTTGAAAACATTGAATTCCGTCAAGAAAGCGCGAATAGATAAAGAAAAATATTTTGACCTGATTAAAGATACTGATGCGAAGGCTATTTTCATTTTCTGCCCGGAAACATACAAAAAAGAGAATCACCTTAATTCCCGCATGTTTGCGCCCTATTATGGGATTGATGAAGACCCTGCAACAGGAAGCGCAAACGGATGCCTTGCAGGGTATCTTGTGAAACATCGTTATTTCGGGAATGACCTTATTAACATAAGGGTTGAGCAGGGATACGAAATAGGAAGGCCGTCATTACTGCATTTAGAGGTGATGAGAAAGGGTCATAAGATAGATGTGTATGTAGGTGGAAATGTTATGGAGGTTGCGAAAGGAGTTCTGTTATAG
- a CDS encoding SDR family NAD(P)-dependent oxidoreductase translates to MKKAVIIGATSGIGKELAKVLSQSNYIVGLAGRRVELLAELQKEIPSITYFKRIDVTKTKEAMNLLEDLINEMGGMDLTVISSGVGFLNPDLNWEQEKETIDVNVSGFAAMVNVAIKQFLKQGSGHLVGISSIAAIRGNGDAPAYNASKAFVSNYLEGIRQKIIKLGTNIIVTDIQPGYVDTSMAKGGKLFWVASPEKAAWQIYKAIKHKKKHVYITKRWRLIAWLLKVVPDWIYNKL, encoded by the coding sequence ATGAAAAAAGCTGTCATTATAGGAGCCACCTCAGGAATCGGAAAAGAACTGGCAAAGGTGCTGTCCCAAAGTAATTATATTGTAGGCCTTGCAGGAAGAAGGGTTGAGTTATTAGCTGAACTTCAAAAAGAGATTCCTTCCATAACATACTTCAAGCGCATTGATGTCACAAAGACAAAAGAGGCAATGAATCTGCTGGAGGACCTTATAAATGAAATGGGTGGAATGGATCTGACCGTTATTAGTTCAGGCGTTGGCTTTCTGAACCCTGACCTTAATTGGGAACAAGAGAAGGAAACCATTGATGTCAATGTTTCTGGCTTTGCTGCCATGGTAAATGTCGCTATTAAACAGTTCCTAAAACAGGGCTCAGGACATCTTGTGGGTATATCATCTATTGCTGCGATTCGAGGAAATGGCGATGCCCCTGCATATAATGCTTCGAAGGCTTTTGTGTCAAATTATCTGGAAGGCATACGGCAGAAAATAATTAAGTTAGGGACCAATATTATAGTTACAGATATACAGCCTGGTTATGTCGACACATCTATGGCAAAAGGAGGAAAATTGTTCTGGGTAGCTTCTCCGGAAAAGGCTGCATGGCAAATATATAAGGCTATCAAACACAAAAAGAAACATGTTTATATTACAAAGAGGTGGCGCCTCATAGCATGGTTGCTTAAAGTTGTACCTGATTGGATATATAACAAATTATAA